A window from bacterium encodes these proteins:
- the ispE gene encoding 4-(cytidine 5'-diphospho)-2-C-methyl-D-erythritol kinase — MDDNRSLQVRCPAKVNLGLAVLGRRDDGYHDVETILAAISLGDNLTVHRAERLSLTVHGQPGIPTDRRNLVWRAAEAFAAATGTPPAARIEISKHIPLGSGLGGGSSDAAGTLVALNRLQGDPLDLEQLQGLAAGLGSDVPFFLEGGIALAEGRGERLTRLAQRKVYIVLAFPNAAVSTAWAYKQLTAEDFGNLPREEIEGWLSGGEAPPELPNAFATKIVRFFHEIGRTLDALRASGLKPVSLSGSGACCFGVASGEKGAFQLANELESRGIASIPTEVIDKGVSMVENKKA, encoded by the coding sequence ATGGACGATAACCGGTCTTTACAGGTCAGATGCCCCGCCAAGGTCAACCTCGGCCTCGCCGTTCTCGGGCGGCGCGACGACGGCTACCACGACGTGGAAACAATTCTGGCGGCCATCTCCCTGGGGGACAACCTGACCGTGCACAGGGCGGAGCGTCTTTCGCTCACGGTGCACGGCCAGCCGGGCATCCCGACGGACCGGCGCAATTTAGTGTGGCGGGCCGCCGAGGCCTTCGCCGCGGCCACCGGAACCCCGCCGGCCGCGCGGATCGAGATTTCCAAGCACATCCCCCTCGGGAGCGGGCTGGGTGGCGGATCCAGCGACGCCGCGGGCACCCTGGTGGCCCTGAATCGGCTCCAGGGCGACCCCCTCGACCTGGAACAGCTACAGGGGCTGGCCGCCGGGCTGGGGTCCGACGTGCCGTTCTTTCTGGAGGGCGGAATCGCGTTGGCCGAGGGGCGCGGCGAGCGGCTCACCAGGCTCGCGCAAAGGAAAGTTTACATAGTACTGGCCTTCCCCAATGCCGCGGTTTCTACGGCCTGGGCCTACAAACAACTCACGGCGGAGGATTTCGGCAATCTCCCCCGGGAGGAGATCGAGGGCTGGCTCTCGGGTGGAGAGGCTCCGCCGGAACTGCCCAACGCATTTGCCACCAAAATTGTCCGCTTCTTCCACGAAATCGGCCGCACCTTGGACGCGCTGCGCGCCAGCGGCCTGAAACCGGTCAGCCTGTCCGGCTCCGGGGCCTGTTGCTTCGGCGTCGCCAGTGGTGAAAAGGGGGCTTTTCAGCTCGCCAACGAGCTGGAATCGAGAGGAATAGCCTCGATTCCAACGGAAGTTATTGACAAAGGCGTCTCGATGGTCGAGAATAAAAAAGCCTGA
- a CDS encoding SpoVG family protein produces MEITEVRVSLRDEEKLKAYASIVFDNCFIIKDLRVIDGNDRLWVAMPNKKRRDGTRRDVCHPLNAETRSKIEEAVLSKYDELMRAGLYDGSPKAGGTEDAPEEFEEGEA; encoded by the coding sequence GTGGAAATCACCGAGGTGAGGGTCAGCCTGCGCGATGAGGAAAAGCTGAAGGCTTACGCCTCCATCGTATTCGACAACTGTTTCATCATCAAAGACCTGCGCGTCATTGACGGCAACGACCGTCTGTGGGTGGCCATGCCGAACAAAAAGCGCCGCGACGGCACGCGCCGCGACGTCTGCCACCCGCTGAACGCCGAGACGCGGTCCAAGATAGAGGAAGCGGTGCTGTCGAAGTACGACGAGCTCATGCGGGCGGGCCTCTACGACGGCTCCCCCAAAGCCGGAGGAACCGAGGACGCCCCCGAGGAGTTCGAAGAGGGCGAAGCATAA